The sequence ACACGCCCCACTGGCCCCGCTCGCGCAGCAGCTCGAGCTCGACCTCCCAGCTGATCTCGCCGTAGTCCTCCCCGACGACGGTCACGTCGACCGGCGTGCGGACCCGGCCGTCAGCGACCTGGTCCTGCTCGCGCGCCGTCGCCCGCAGCTCGCGGTACTCCAGTCCCTCGGCGAACTGCTCGTACGTGGGAACCATCGACTCGGGGGCGGCACGGGTCAGCTCCACCATCCGGTCGTGGTCGCCGGCCTCCCAGGCCGCGAGAAAGTCGGTGGCCGTCTCGGCCGGATCGGCCACTTCGGCCTCACCGCCGGTGAGCACGTCGCTCTCCGTGAGCAGCCACCAGCCGCCGTAGGCGGCACCGGCCAGTGCGCACAGGGCGACGATCGCGATCAGCAGGTCTTTCATCGCCGGTGTTCCCCGCTCCCTCGAAGCCAGGGGCGACGGTACCGCGCGGGTCCGTACGGACAGGGCGAGCCGCCCCCGCGTCGCTTGACCTTTCCGCGGCCGCCGGGTCCACTCGAGGGCACTGCCAGGGCCACTGACACACCGGTGACGGGTCCGTGGCCCGCGGTGTCGGTGCCCGGTGCCGACCCACCCTGACGTCGGGGCAGCCGCGTCCGACGTGGTCGGATGGGACCGCAGCCCGCGCCGCCCTACCCTGACGCGCACGTCGCCCTGGAGCACGAACGCCGACATGGCCAATCAACCCGCCGCCTCTTCCCAGTCGGAGCTCAACGCCTGGCTCGTCGAAGAGATGTACGAGCAGTACCGCGAAGACCCCGACGCGCTCTCCAAGAGCTGGCGCGACTTCTTCGCCGACTACCGGCCCGACGACGGGCGCGGCGGGAACGGGCGCGCGGGCCGTGCCGGAGCGGCGACCGAGGCGGCGGCGTCCGACAACGGTGCCAGCGCCGCGACGACCGTCCGCGCCGCCCCCACCGTGGCCGACGACGACCCCGACGCCCAACGCCTGCGTGGGGTCGGGGCGCGCATCGTCGAGAACATGGAGTCCTCGCTCGGGGTCCCGACGGCGACCTCGGTCCGCGACGTCCCGGCCAAGCTGCTCGAGGTCAACCGCCGCATCGCCAACAACTATCTGCGTCGCACCCGCGGCGGCAAGGTGTCGTTCACGCACCTGATCGCGTACGCCATGGTCAAGGCCGTCGAGGCCGTGCCCGCGATGAAGTCGACCTACGGCGTCACCGAGGACGGCAAGCCCGTCGTCCGCCGCACCGATCACTTCGGGCTCGGGCTGGCCGTCGACGTCGAGAACAAGGACGGCTCGCGCAGCCTGATGGTGCCCGTGATCGCCGACGCCGACACGCTGCCCTTCGACGGTTTCCTGCGGGCCTACGAGGACATCATCCGCAAGATCCGCACGGGCAAGCTCGACCCGGCCATGTTCGCCGGTGGCACCATCACGGTGACCAACCCGGGCACGATCGGCACCGTGCACTCGATCCCGCGCCTGATGTCGGGCCAGGCCGCCATCCTCGGCGTCGGGGCGATCGACTACCCGGCCGGCTACCAGGCCGCCGACCCGCGCACGATCGCCAAGCTCGGGGTGTCCAAGGTCATCACGCTGACCTCGACCTACGACCACCGGGTGATCCAGGGAGCCGAGTCTGGTCTGTTCCTCAAGCGGGTCCACGAGCTGCTGATCGGTGAGCACGGCTTCTACGACGAGGTGTACGAGGCCCTGGGCATGCCGTACGAGCCGGCCCGCTGGCGGCCGGACACGACCCACGTCGACGACGAGTTCGACCTGCTCGCCAAGCAGAGCAAGGTCGACCAGCTCGCGAACATGTACCGCGTCCGCGGCCACCTGATCGCCGACCTGGACCCGTTGCGCCTGCACCCCAAGTCGACGCACAAGGAGCTCGACCCGACCTACTACGGGTTGTCGATCTGGGACCTCGACCGCGAGTTCATCACCGACATCGGTGGCGAACCGCGCAAGATGGAGCTCAAGAACATCCTCGGCGTCCTGCGTGACGCCTACTGCCGCACGATCGGTATCGAGTACGGCCACGTGCTCGACCCCGCGCAGAAGCAGTGGATCCGCGACGAGGTCGAGGGCGTCAACGGCGACGTGTCACCCGAGGACCAGCTGTGGATCCTCGAGCGCCTGAACGCCGCCGAGGCCTTCGAGTCGTTCCTGCACACCAAGTACGTGGGTCAGAAGCGCTTCGGCATCGAGGGTGCCGAGAGCCTGATCCCGTTGCTCGACGCGATCTGCGAGGCGGCCGCGGACGCCGACATCAACGACATCGTGATGGGCATGGCGCACCGCGGCCGACTGAACGTGCTGTCCAACATCCTCGGCAAGTCCTACCAGCAGATCTTCGGCGAGTTCGAGGGGCACATCGACCCCGACACGGTGCAGGGCTCGGGCGACGTCAAGTACCACCTCGGCACGCAGGGAACCTACGAGGCCCGATCCGGCAACACCGTCGAGCTGCGGCTGCCGCCCAACCCCTCCCACCTCGAAGCCGTCAACCCGGTCGTCGAGGGGATCGCCCGCGCGATGCAGGACACCTACGACCGCGGGAACGAGGGGGTGTTCCCGGTGCTGCCGTTGCTGATGCACGGCGACGCCGCGTTCGCGGGCCAGGGCGTGGTCACCGAGACGCTGAACCTGTCGCAGCTGCGGGGCTACCGCACCGGCGGCACGATCCACGTCGTCATCAACAACCAGGTCGGGTTCACCACCTCGCCGCGGTCGGCGCGCTCGTCCTACTACGCCACCGACGTGGCCAAGACGGTCCATGCGCCGATGCTGCACGTCAACGGCGACGACCCCGAGGCCGTCGTCCGCGTCGCGCGCCTCGCCTTCGAGTACCGCCAGAAGTTCCACAGCGACATCGTCATCGACCTCGTCTGCTACCGCCGGCACGGCCACAACGAGGGCGACGACCCCTCCTTCACGCAGCCGCAGATGTACGAGGTCATCGACAACCTGCGCTCGGTCCGCAAGCTCTACACCGAGCGACTGGTACGCCGCGGCGACATCTCGATCGAGCAGGCCGAGGAGTTCCTGCAGGACTACGAGGCACGGCTCGAGGAGGCGTTCAGCTCCACCAAGCAGGCCGCACCGCCCGAGCCGCCCAAGGCGATCCGGCCCGAGGAGAGCACCTCGCTGCTGCCGCCGGCCGACACGGCGGTCCCCAAGGAGGTCCTCGACCGCATCGCCGCGAAGCAGTTCGACGTGCCCGACGGGTTCACCCGCCATCCGAAGCTCGACCGCATCTTCAAGAAGGCGCGCGAGCGCTACGAGGCGGGGACCATCGACTGGGCGCTGGGCGAGACGCTCGCGTTCGGCTCGCTGCTGCTCGAGGGGACCAACGTGCGGCTCGCGGGCCAGGACTCCCGCCGCGGCACGTTCTCGCAGCGGCACGCGGTGCAGGTCGACTTCAAGACCGGCGAGGACCACCTGCCGCTGCAGAAGCTCGCGGACGAGCAGGGCAAGTTCTTCGCCTACGACTCGCTGCTGAGCGAGTACGCCGCCGTCGGGTTCGAGTACGGCTACTCGGTGCAGAACAAGGACACACTGGTCGCGTGGGAGGCGCAGTTCGGCGACTTCGTCAACGGCGCCCAGATCATCATCGACCAGTTCATCGTCGCCGCCGAGGACAAGTGGGACGAGACCTCCGGCCTGGTGATGCTGCTGCCGCACGGGTACGAGGGGCAGGGTCCCGAACACAGCTCCGCGCGCATCGAGCGCTTCCTCATCCTGTGCGCCGAGGACAACATCCAGGTCGTCAACGCGACCACGGCCGCGCAGTACTTCCACGTCCTGCGGCGGCAGATGCACCGTGACGTGCGCAAGCCGCTGATCATCTTCACGCCGAAGTCCCTGCTGCGCTCGCCCAACGCGTTCTCGAACCTCGCCGAGTTCACCTCGGGCACCTTCCGCGAGACCCTCGACGACCCGGCGTGGGCCGCCCCGGGCACCGACGGCGAAGGCGAGGGCCGCGACCGCGACGAGGTGCGTGCGGT comes from Egicoccus sp. AB-alg6-2 and encodes:
- a CDS encoding multifunctional oxoglutarate decarboxylase/oxoglutarate dehydrogenase thiamine pyrophosphate-binding subunit/dihydrolipoyllysine-residue succinyltransferase subunit; its protein translation is MANQPAASSQSELNAWLVEEMYEQYREDPDALSKSWRDFFADYRPDDGRGGNGRAGRAGAATEAAASDNGASAATTVRAAPTVADDDPDAQRLRGVGARIVENMESSLGVPTATSVRDVPAKLLEVNRRIANNYLRRTRGGKVSFTHLIAYAMVKAVEAVPAMKSTYGVTEDGKPVVRRTDHFGLGLAVDVENKDGSRSLMVPVIADADTLPFDGFLRAYEDIIRKIRTGKLDPAMFAGGTITVTNPGTIGTVHSIPRLMSGQAAILGVGAIDYPAGYQAADPRTIAKLGVSKVITLTSTYDHRVIQGAESGLFLKRVHELLIGEHGFYDEVYEALGMPYEPARWRPDTTHVDDEFDLLAKQSKVDQLANMYRVRGHLIADLDPLRLHPKSTHKELDPTYYGLSIWDLDREFITDIGGEPRKMELKNILGVLRDAYCRTIGIEYGHVLDPAQKQWIRDEVEGVNGDVSPEDQLWILERLNAAEAFESFLHTKYVGQKRFGIEGAESLIPLLDAICEAAADADINDIVMGMAHRGRLNVLSNILGKSYQQIFGEFEGHIDPDTVQGSGDVKYHLGTQGTYEARSGNTVELRLPPNPSHLEAVNPVVEGIARAMQDTYDRGNEGVFPVLPLLMHGDAAFAGQGVVTETLNLSQLRGYRTGGTIHVVINNQVGFTTSPRSARSSYYATDVAKTVHAPMLHVNGDDPEAVVRVARLAFEYRQKFHSDIVIDLVCYRRHGHNEGDDPSFTQPQMYEVIDNLRSVRKLYTERLVRRGDISIEQAEEFLQDYEARLEEAFSSTKQAAPPEPPKAIRPEESTSLLPPADTAVPKEVLDRIAAKQFDVPDGFTRHPKLDRIFKKARERYEAGTIDWALGETLAFGSLLLEGTNVRLAGQDSRRGTFSQRHAVQVDFKTGEDHLPLQKLADEQGKFFAYDSLLSEYAAVGFEYGYSVQNKDTLVAWEAQFGDFVNGAQIIIDQFIVAAEDKWDETSGLVMLLPHGYEGQGPEHSSARIERFLILCAEDNIQVVNATTAAQYFHVLRRQMHRDVRKPLIIFTPKSLLRSPNAFSNLAEFTSGTFRETLDDPAWAAPGTDGEGEGRDRDEVRAVTLSFGKVAYDLMRARDEREAPVAVVRVEQLYPFPGDQIREILASYPNAKDVIWVQEEPSNMGGWGFVDGRLWNLLDELGDGRKLRHAARVPSASPAAGQHVVHDQELEQLIGDTLDPVDAT